In Amycolatopsis sp. FBCC-B4732, the genomic stretch GCAAGCTCGCGGCAGGGCAGGCGATCGGCGCGCTGGTCGTGCCGCTGACGACGGCGCCGGGCGCGGGCTTCCCGTCGTCGGTGACCGCGTCCGCCGCCGGAACGCTGAGCGGGCGGGTCGGCACGGTGGCGGACGCGTCGGTGGCGGACCTGCTCGTCGTCCCGGCCGCCGGCCCGGACGGCCCCGCGCTGTACGTCGTCGAGGCTTCGGCGGCGACGGTGTCGGAGCTGACGTCGTTCGACCTGACCCGGCGCGTGGCCGACGTGTCGCTTGCGGACGCGCCGGCGGCGCTGGTGGCTTCGGGACCGGACGCGGCCGCGGCGCTGGAGCAGGCGCTGCTGTTCGGGGCGGGCATCCTCGCGTCGGAGCAGACGGGCGTCGCCGAGTGGGCGTTGACCGAGACGGTGGCCTACCTCAAGGGCCGCTACCAGTTCGGCCGCCCGGTCGGCGGGTTCCAGTCGCTGAAGCACCGGCTGGCGAACCTGTACACGGACCTGGTGCTGGCCCGCGCGACGGCCCGGAACGCGGCGGACGCGCTCGCCACGAGCACCGACGTGCCGATCGCGGTGGCGGTCGCCCAGGCCCGCAACGCGCCGATCGCGGTGAAGGCCGTCGAGGAGGCGATCCAGCTGCACGGCGGCATCGGGATGACGTGGGAGCACCCGGCGCACCTGTACTTGAAGCGCGCCAAGGCGGACGAGCTGGCGCTGGGCACGCCCGGCCGGCACCGCGCCCGCCTGGCGGACCTGGTGAACCTGCCCGCCTGACCCCCGTTCGTGAAGGCCACCCCGGTTCCTCGAGGTGGCCTTCACGGCGTCAGCTGGTAGAAACGGGCTGACCGATTTCCGCCGTTCCCGGGAGCGCGATGACCACCAGCCCGGCCGGCTCGGTGGAATCCCAGCTCCGCGCCTCGGTCGCCCAGTTCGCCGGCCCCGCCCGGGCCGTCGCGACCGGGATCGTCGGCGTCTTCGGCGTCGTGGCCACCCCCGGCGGCGCGCTCCCGCTCGCGTTCGCCCTGCTCGCGCTGACGTTCGGTGCGGGCGTCGCCGACGTCCTCGCCGGGCGGCGCACGTCGTTCGCGTTGTCCGTGCTGCGCGCGGGTGCGGTGTGCGCCGCCCAGCCGTGGCTCACGTCGGTGCCCGGCGAGGCGAGCCTGTGGGCGGTCAACGTCCTGACGATCACGGCGATCACGTGGCAGTGGGAGCACCCGCCGCGGCTCACCGGGCCGGCGCTGGTGGCGCTGCTCGTGGTCGGAGCCGTCGCGGGCCTCGGCGCGTGGCTGCCGGTGGTGCCGCGGGTGGTGGTGGAGACGGTGCTGGCCCGCCTCGCGTACGTCCTCCTGAGCCGAGCGGCCGCCCGCACCGACGCGGCCCGCGCGGAGCAGGCGGCGGTCGAGCAGGCGGAGGCCCTCAGCC encodes the following:
- a CDS encoding acyl-CoA dehydrogenase family protein; its protein translation is MTDLLYSDVEEDLRASVRDLLKDKAGAEALLARIETAEGYDLKLWRTLADEVGVAGLAVPEKLGGHGASAREVAVVAEELGRSVAPVPFLGSVVLATTALVAVGAREFVGKLAAGQAIGALVVPLTTAPGAGFPSSVTASAAGTLSGRVGTVADASVADLLVVPAAGPDGPALYVVEASAATVSELTSFDLTRRVADVSLADAPAALVASGPDAAAALEQALLFGAGILASEQTGVAEWALTETVAYLKGRYQFGRPVGGFQSLKHRLANLYTDLVLARATARNAADALATSTDVPIAVAVAQARNAPIAVKAVEEAIQLHGGIGMTWEHPAHLYLKRAKADELALGTPGRHRARLADLVNLPA